TGCTCGCCGTGCTGGCCGGAATGTAATCTCCGGATACGGATCAAACAGAAGCCCCGGAACTTCGGTTCCGGGGCTTTTTTTGTTCTCCGGCTCGAGGCGCCGAAACGGACTAGCGGTTGCGGCCCGTCGGGTTGTCCGGCGTGGCTTCGTTGGAGTTCGGCAGGCGGACGTTGCCAACCGTGCCGAATATCTGTTCCCACAGGCCGAGTTCGCGGCCGCGCGTGGCGGTTTCGCGGGCGGAATAGCTGATCACCTGGCCATCGGCGGCGGTGTAGCGCAGCACTTCATCGACCTTGTCATCTTCGCCGAACCGGATGGCAGTGATGCTGCGGTCGACGACTTTCGGATTGTAGAAAGCGAAGCGCTCCTGAACGTCCGAAATGTAGAACCAGGTATTGGTGTCGAACAGGCCCTCGGTCGAGGGCGAGCCGAGCTGGGCGACCACCGACGAGCGGGTGTCGACGTCCGGCTTGATGTCGTAGGGCTGCACTTCGTCGGGAATATAGCCGTGGAAGTCACGGGCCGGCGTAACGCACGCGGTCAAGGGCAGCGCGATGAGGCTGGCTGCCAGAAGGGCACTTTTACGCATGGAGTCGCTCCAGTTGGGCTTTGACCAACGAAGTAGCGGCAGGTAACCGGGCTTGGCAAGCATGGGAGTGCACCCTTGGCGCCATTTTCGGGCAACTGGTTCCAGCGGGCCGCGGCGCGGCGCAAGGCGGCTTCGCAGGCCTATCGCGGGATGCTGGCACAGGCGCTGGCGCCCGTGCATTATCTGGCTGGCGGCGTTCCCGACACTTTCGAGGGACGGGCCCGGATGGTGACCGTGCTCGCAAGCCTCGCCTGCGTGCGCTGGTCGCTGATCCCGGGCAAGGACACCGCCTGGCTGGTCCAGCGGCTCGGCAGCCTGGTGCTGGACGGGTTTGACGCGGCTTACCGGGAAAAGGGCGTTGGCGACGCCTCGATCGCGCGCAAGGTGCGCAAGCTCGCGGAAGGGCATACGGGGCTGGGGAAAGCCCTGTTTGCGGCGTTTTCGGCGCCAGATTCGGTGGCGGAATTGACCGACGTGCTGCGGCGCAACGGCGTTGTGGCCGCGGGCCGCGAGGGCGATATGGCGGCGCTGTTGTTGCGCCTGCAGGCAGATCAGGCGCGTCAACCGGACGAGGAGATACTGGAAGGCCGGTTCGACTGGGGCGCCATTGCGCCCTTGCAAGGCTGATATCCGCCGCATGTCGCCCGTTGCCTTGCCCCCCGGCGACGCTTAAACCACGCAAAAATACCTAGAATCTGGCCAGTCAAGAGAGGCGCAGGACAGGATGCAAGTCTCGCAGACACTGTCGATCGATGCCATGGGCGGGGACAACGCGCCCCGCGTGGTCATCGACGGCGTGGCGCAGTTCCTGGCCGGGCGCCCCGACATGCGGGCGCTGTTGCATGGCGATGAAGCCGTGCTCGCTCCGATGGTCGCCGGCAACAGCGTGCTGGAAGCCCGCGCGACCATCGTTCACTCCGACACCAAGATCACCAGCGACATGAAACCGAGCCAGGCCCTGCGCCGCGGCAAAGGCAGCTCCATGTGGAATGCGGTCGAGGCCATCAGGGATGGCAAGGCCGGCGCTTCCGTGTCGGCGGGAAATACTGGCGCACTGATGGCGTTGTCGATGCTGATCCTTCGCAAGATGGAAGGTGTCCACCGCCCGGCGATGACGGCGGTATGGCCGACGCTGCGCGGACGCACGGTGGTGCTGGATGTCGGCGCGAACGTCGAAGCCGATGCGCAGCAGCTCGTCACCTTTGCGATCATGGGCGAGGCGTTTGCCCGCGCCACGCTCGGTATCGCGCGGCCGACGATCGGCCTGCTGAACATCGGCTCGGAAGAAATGAAGGGCCATGAGGAAGTGCGCGAAGCGCATGAGTGGATCCGCGCCGCAGCGCTCGATCTCGACTATCGCGGCTTTATCGAAGGCGACGACATTTCGAGCGGCGCGGTCGATGTCGTGGTCACTGACGGTTTCACCGGCAACGTGGCGCTGAAGACCGGGGAGGGCGTCGCACGCATGCTGGCAAGCCACATGCGCGAGGCGTTCACCGAAAGCCTGATGTCGAAAGCCGGCGCTGTGCTGGCGATGAGCGGTCTGAAGCGACTGAAGTCGCTGATGGACCCGAGCAACGTGAACGGCGGCGTGCTGCTCGGCCTTGGCGGCATTTCGGTGAAGAGCCATGGCAGCGCCGATGCGCGCGGATTTGCACGCGCTTGCGAAGTGGCGGCAGACCTTGCCGCGAGCGATTTCCAGGGCGAGATCGCGGCCAACCTCGCAAGGATAGGAACCGGCGGCGTCGCGGCCTGATCCCGCGCGCTGGCTTGTCGGAAAGGATATTGAGGATGGCGCGACGCAGTTTCATTCGCGGAACCGGGAGTTACCTGCCCGAGCGTGTTCTGACCAACGCCGAGTTGTCGTCGATGGTCGAGACCTCCGACGAATGGATACAGGAACGCACTGGCATCAAGCGGCGCCACATTGCCGCCGATGGCGAGCTGACCTCCGACATCGCCACGGCAGCCGCGCGCCGCGCGCTGGAGGCCGCCGGCATTGACGCGTCCTCGATCGACCTGATCGTGCTGGCGACGACCACACCGGATCGCACCTTTCCTGCCACGGCGACCGCCGTGCAGGCGAAACTCGGCATCACGCAGGGTGCTGCGTTTGACGTTCAGGCGGTGTGCTCCGGTTTCCTGTTCGCGCTCGCGACAGCCGATTCGATGTTGCAGCAGGGCCTGTTCAAGCGCGCGCTGGTCATCGGCGCTGAGACGTTCACGCGCATCATCGACTGGTCTGACCGGGGCACCTGCGTGCTATTCGGCGATGGCGGCGGAGCCGTGGTGCTGGAATCTGCCGAAGGCGAATTCGCGGCCGACGAGGGCGTCATCACCCACCACATCCGCACAGACGGGTCGAAATCCGACTTGCTCTATGTTGATGGGGGCGTCAGCTCGACTGGAACCATCGGGCATGTCCGGATGGAGGGGAACCGGGTGTTCAAGCACGCGGTGGCCAACATTTCGGCGGCAATCGAAGCGGTGCTGGCCGAGACAGGGCTCACCTCGGCGGACATTGACTGGTTCGTGCCGCACCAGGCCAACAAGCGCATCCTGGACGGCGTCGCGAAGAAGCTGGACATCCCTGAAGAAAAGGTCGTCATCACGGTCGACCAGCACGCCAATACGTCAGCGGCCTCGATTCCACTCGCGCTGGACCATGCGGTGCGCAGCGGCCGCGCGAAGAAGGGCGACCTGATCCTGTCGGAAGCGATGGGGGGCGGCTTCTCCTGGGGCGCCAGCCTTTTCCGCCTTTGACCGCAGCCTGCCCGAGATTTCACTAACGCGACCGCTAGGAATTCGTTAAGATACCGGGCTTAGGCTTTGACGAAAGGCGATCAGGCAAATGAGCAACGCGACCGTTACCCGGGCTGAA
The genomic region above belongs to Acidobacteriota bacterium and contains:
- a CDS encoding ketoacyl-ACP synthase III, encoding MARRSFIRGTGSYLPERVLTNAELSSMVETSDEWIQERTGIKRRHIAADGELTSDIATAAARRALEAAGIDASSIDLIVLATTTPDRTFPATATAVQAKLGITQGAAFDVQAVCSGFLFALATADSMLQQGLFKRALVIGAETFTRIIDWSDRGTCVLFGDGGGAVVLESAEGEFAADEGVITHHIRTDGSKSDLLYVDGGVSSTGTIGHVRMEGNRVFKHAVANISAAIEAVLAETGLTSADIDWFVPHQANKRILDGVAKKLDIPEEKVVITVDQHANTSAASIPLALDHAVRSGRAKKGDLILSEAMGGGFSWGASLFRL
- a CDS encoding ubiquinol-cytochrome C chaperone family protein, translating into MAPFSGNWFQRAAARRKAASQAYRGMLAQALAPVHYLAGGVPDTFEGRARMVTVLASLACVRWSLIPGKDTAWLVQRLGSLVLDGFDAAYREKGVGDASIARKVRKLAEGHTGLGKALFAAFSAPDSVAELTDVLRRNGVVAAGREGDMAALLLRLQADQARQPDEEILEGRFDWGAIAPLQG
- the plsX gene encoding phosphate acyltransferase PlsX, which gives rise to MQVSQTLSIDAMGGDNAPRVVIDGVAQFLAGRPDMRALLHGDEAVLAPMVAGNSVLEARATIVHSDTKITSDMKPSQALRRGKGSSMWNAVEAIRDGKAGASVSAGNTGALMALSMLILRKMEGVHRPAMTAVWPTLRGRTVVLDVGANVEADAQQLVTFAIMGEAFARATLGIARPTIGLLNIGSEEMKGHEEVREAHEWIRAAALDLDYRGFIEGDDISSGAVDVVVTDGFTGNVALKTGEGVARMLASHMREAFTESLMSKAGAVLAMSGLKRLKSLMDPSNVNGGVLLGLGGISVKSHGSADARGFARACEVAADLAASDFQGEIAANLARIGTGGVAA
- a CDS encoding outer membrane protein assembly factor BamE produces the protein MRKSALLAASLIALPLTACVTPARDFHGYIPDEVQPYDIKPDVDTRSSVVAQLGSPSTEGLFDTNTWFYISDVQERFAFYNPKVVDRSITAIRFGEDDKVDEVLRYTAADGQVISYSARETATRGRELGLWEQIFGTVGNVRLPNSNEATPDNPTGRNR